Genomic DNA from Solanum pennellii chromosome 3, SPENNV200:
acTTGTAGTTAGGGATTTTATTTCAAGTGTATCTGTTGGGTTTCTGGTATTGCCTCTTCATTTCTATAAATGCTTTGGCTGCTGCTTTGGTATATTTGGTTCATGTTGGATAGTAAAACAGTAAAATTACTATTGGCTATCCATAGGTATTACCTAGTGGTAAATGAAGTTAGAATCAAGACTGTTAGACCAAAGTTTGATTTGGGCAGGGTCACCTTCATCCTGGGGAAGGATACAAGTATCCACGGATTCAAGGTGCATACAAGTTGGTGTGGACACCAATTGTTATCAGGGAAAAATACCCCTTAGGTGAAGTTTCACCCTGTTGAGCTTCTGGCAGCTCAGAAACtattacatatttgatttagttGAAGCCTGGAATGTTAaatgtgatatattttaaacaatACTAAGATCAAAAGTAGGATATAAAAATGATTAGGGAGAGAAAAACACTACTCCCCTTTATCATGTTATGTGACACTTCCTTTTTTAGTTTGTCCCAAGAGACAGGCTCTTTTCTCTTAAATCCAACTGTTTGATCTTGTTATATAGCTGGTTTAAACAGGCCCCTGTAACCACTGTTGAACTCTTTTTGGATTACGTCGGCTCTTTAGTGATTTAGTAAATACTTGTACAGAAGCAGAGCCCTTCAGTTGCTGTAATTTTTTGCTTTGCCTCTCCGTGATGCCTTCTAATGAAATCTCCttacttcattttttaaaaaaagactcttctctcttttttgaatttcataatcTAGCATTTCCATTTGACTTTAATGACATGAGTTGTTGGGACCTACTTGATGTAAAAGTTCATTCTTTCATTGGGAGATAGAAAGTAAAAAACATGTGTAACTCTAACCATCAAAAggataattttgttattttcggCATATGTTTGGCTTACATGTCAAAAGTCTtcttaaatttcttaaatttcgtgcTCGTCAAAACACCTTCATTTAAATAGAACAAAGGGAGTGTTCTAttgcataatttttaaaaagctaTAAACTAAGTACCAAAGTTGTTCTGGGAATGATATGCTTTGGTTATCGACAAAGTCTTCCAAAGGTGACAAGCTTTTCATACTAGTTGTCACCATATACTACAATACTATTGAATAGCCTGGCTTAGGGCTAAGATAACTCAAGTGGGAGAGTTGTGTTATGGGGTGATCTTATTTCACGGTTCAGTGAGtactttttttctaattatgtAGACCATGATTGAAATGCCATAAAACTTTCAAattcctttttagttttttgtttcCTTGACAACAAACACCTTCCCCTTTGTTAGAAacgaaaattttaatataaattggaTGTGACTGAATAGTACCTAGAGGCAAAATCATTCCCTTGCGATAATTTATTGTGCAGAGTCAAACATTCAAAGATTGATCTTTTCTTTAAAGAGAAATACAATTGGATTGGCCTTGGACCTTAGGAGAGGCTGCCTTCTCAAGGCATTGCTGACATTTAGTTGTCCTTGAGCATTGGCTTAGTTTGGGGatcttttattttgttgaaatgtcTTTTAAAACCCTCTCAAACCACGTTTGCACTAGTCAAAGTGGTAGGACCCCAACACTTCGAAGGGATACTTCGGCTAGGAAACTTCTATTGGGACTCATCTTGATTACCAATTTGAATCTACTGATGGATACTCATAATGTACACAATATCtactatttttgtatttcaatatagAATGGCCATTCAATTTTCTTCTCGTTTGTAATTTCTATAATGTTTCAATAAAATTTCTCGAGTTCTAATTTGTAATTTCACAGGAAGCGCAGTAGTTCATAAACTACTACATAAGTATGAAACTGATTCTTTCACTTTAAACGTGTAAGCAATGAGATTAAGGATGTTATGATTGAATGAAGGTGAATTATTTGGTTAAGCAACATACATGGAAGTATCCTTTGAATACCGTGTGAAAAGACATTATTGTGAATcctgtcatattttttttcagattGTATCACTagctcttttttcttttcttttcttccacctcttgttttttatttgttttttgttttttcttggaAAATGTCCCTCTACATGAACCTCTATAGCTCAATTCTCTATCAAGATTGGGGATGTTTCATTGCCTTAATCATCACTGCAATTTGTTTTATTAACATATACCACTGAAAGCTGTTTCACGAGTAGAGTATTTGGTTATTATGAATTTGTGTGCTGCTTATTATTTAGTTTGTGTTCTATGTTGGGAACATATAAGCCAAATTGCTCCGATTAAAAAGAAGTCTAGCCAAATGGACCGCCTCACTGTAGATGAGAGGTCTATGCTCTAACTTCTTTGTGGTTTCTGTGCCCTTCGTGGCTCAAATGCTTGAAGGCCTTCTAGTTAAACACACACTAGAGATTGAAGTTCTCTTACCTTGAATGGCAGGCTGGTTCTTTCGTATGCTTGTACCATTTTTTTATATCTCTCTGATTGGATGAACTCTGACATTTTAAAAACATTACTAGGTCGAGGTTGGAAGGCTTCTGAATTGCGTCTGAAGTCCTGGGATGATCTTCAGAAGTTATGGTATGTTCTTCTGAAGGAGAAGAACATGTTGATGACTCAACGTCAGATGCTCAATGCTCAGAACCTGCGTTTTCCTAATCCAGAGCGTATTTCCAAGGTAAAGTTAGTTTCTTTTGAAGCTCCTAATCAAGCAATTAGTTACCTCTATTTTGACATGTTTCAATTAGATTCTCCTCCTGGATCTGAAGTAAAACTCCAAACTAACCTAAAAATATTAGTGTCATCTTAAAATGGATTTTCTTGTTAAGATTATACTCGAATTGCCACATAGAAGTAgaatgtgttttttttaattggttaAGTTGTTTTCCTCCCATCTCCCAAAATGAGTAACCAGGAGAAAAGCAAGAGTTATAAATAACCTATTAAAACTACAATTTGATCTATATCCTCTATATAAAGCTGTTTACACCGAAAAACTGAAGAAAATAGACTGTGTTATGCAGCATAGATTGAAggttttttcttgatttctagAACATAAGATGTGCCCAGTGCCCGCAGTTGTTTGTGTTATGCACTTTTGGGGGCAATTCTAGGTGGCACTTTTCTTTAATCCACTATCCTCGGTAAACATATGTAGTCCTCTAGCTACAGAATGTATCCAGTGCAAGACTTACAAACAACCCATTAAACCTACAATTTGATCTATATCCTCTATATAAAGTTGTTTACAccgaaaaactaaaaaaagtagACTGTGTTATGCAGCATAGATTGAAGGTGTTTTCTTGATTTCCAGACGTAAGATGTGCCCAGTGCCCACAGTTAATTGTCTTATGCACTTTTGAAGGAAATTCTAGGTGACACTTTTCTTTGATCCACAATGCTCGGTAAACATATGTAGTCCTCTAGCTACAGAAAGTATCCAGTGTAAACATATCAGAAATCACTTTTCAGAAAAGCCTAAGTTTTTGGTGACAATCTGTTCAGTAAATTTCTTGGTGGTTTGAATCTTGAGAAATGGGAGGAATACATTTTATGCTACATGATGTCCTATGGAACAGGTGTAAGATATTACTCCGTCTGGTCTATTTTACTTCTCATGTTTGCCTTTTGCACTCCACTTTAAAAAACATTAACCAAAAGGATAATTTGACTATATTGTccttattttattctttgatCTCACTTTAATGCTACTCTTACTTTCACTACATTAATCCCTCTCCACATTTACTAGAATACAAGGGTGAAAGTGGaaacaaataatcaattttATCGTGATTTTTAAAATGGCAAATAAAATGGATCGAAGGAGTTTGGAAATACCAAACCTCTATCTTGCAGAGAAATTACAGAAAAATATGGTGGTTCGAGAAAAATCATAGTTAACTTTAACGAAGTACGGAAGCATGGTGTAGATCTTTTAACAGTTCGAAATTTCCGTAACATTAGATAATTCACATTTCAAATTTCAGTTGTTTCAACCATGAAGAATCCAACCAGACCATGCATTAAATTTAGGTGATGcttgaattataatatagaACATAAGCAACTTGAAGCGTTGGGGATTATGTTGCCCGGACCTTCAAAAATGATGCTGGACCTGTGTctgattcttcaaaaatacattACTTTTGGATAATTCGACACACACCCATCgacatttttggagagtctgAGGCTCCGAGCAACCAAATCGTTTTCAATACTGTGTCTGTTTAGTTTATGAAGAATAAAATGGTAAAGATGCATGAATTAACGGAATACTTAAAACACATCCCCATCTAATGGAAGTCTACCAAGTACAGCTAGTCATATTCATTATATCAAATCACTATGTTTTCCTCCTATATTTGATAAGCAATTAAGcccatttatgtattatgcattTATTGTTTAGTACTCGTGAACAAAATTTGATCTTAAGTTTTGGTTGTGTTGATGTATATTTCATCAATAGGCTATTGAAAATTCTGCATGTGGTATGTGAACCCTTGAGGCACTAAGCCATTAAAATTTCTGATGATGCATCTCTTGCATTAGCATCTTCCTAACAAATGATTGATATTCAGGTAAGGAAGTCGATGTGCCGAATCAAGCATGTTCTTACTGAGAGAGCCATTGATGAAGCAGATCCAAGGAGGTCAACTGAGATGAAGAGGATGATAAATGCTCTATAATTTTCACTCATCGGTAGTAGTGTTTATATGCCCTTATAATGAGTATTTGGATTTACCTCCTCGTCTATTAGCTCCACATGTAGGAAACTTACTTTTCTTGTGTGTTGTGGTCATGAAATGGCAAATTTTATCTATCTACACAACATTCCTGACATCCATGATGTCAAACAAACTCAATGAACTAGTTTATTACGATGTAATGGAGATGGCAAATCTGTTTAAAAGATTTGCTCGTGCTGAAAATAAAAACCAAACTCAGTGTTTATGCACTCGTGTTGGTCGATTGTTACTACATGCTTGTGAAATGCTGCTGTTCGCAGCTTATTTAGTTTGGTAAGATGCTAGTGAAAAAGTTATTGCTGTAATAATTAAAGGGTGTGCAGTGGAACACACACTTCATTCAATAGCACATCCCATGTTGCTTGTGGtgaatttttttgcatttacTCCTTCAGCAGCTCCACAGCTTTCTCTGGTGTATTCACATTTTATCAATAATCAGTATGAAATATATGCAGTACATAGTCTTCTACCGTCGCTTTCATTGTAAGCGCCTACAAATGGGACATATGAAGGGAAAAAGTATGAAGAAGACAGACAAgaaagttattttcattttcgtTTAACCTCTCTCTTGGCACGTAATATGCTGATTTGAATAGATATCGATGAATAAAGTAagcaaatcaatatatattagtCAACTAAATAGCGTACTAATTTGAATTTTCCGCCATATTGTATAGTAAAAAATACGATTTGGTTGGTAGCGCTGTAGGAAAATTTGTTGTTTCGTGCTAGAATAACTCTTAATTATAAATCTAATTTTTCACTGTTTAATACAATAGTTATGTCAACCAAATCTAGCAAGTCTTTAAACGTGTCATTATAGTGCCTAATCACCTAAGTTGTATACTATAGTAATAATCAAGATCTAGGGACCTCTTAATCTATCCTAGCTTGGGTCTTATCTAATAGACCATCATCTATATTTATAGTTATCGTTTGGTTGGAACCTCggataactttattttattactatgttataaatggtgggataaataataattcaaagacTACCTAATACCTCCAGCCAAACacaatatgaaataatattacactttattttatgtttgttaataCCTTATACTTCATACTAAACCactctttaatatttttccCTAAACAATATTGAGATTAGTGAAGTGAATTAATTTACTAGCTAAAGCACTTATTGATGATTAATGACGGTGAATTTAAGGAGTATGTTGGAAGATAGGTAAAGCTGCCAAATTTGAGAGAGTCTTTTGCATTGAACCTAACAATCCTTCCTCCTATTAATATTCACCGTTTACCATTacagatttatttattttttctaaagaaataatttatgagtatttatgttttcttaaatataaaagaaaatagtggGTGACTTTCTTTATGCTAGTCCAAATtgtatttacttttaatttgaatattttccatgtttttacTTTAACTGACAGCAAGATTAATTGGGGAAAATGTATGTCGTGCATGTTACAAGTTCATTAATTATTATCACAAGACATAGTAGTTAACAAGAACGTAAACTTAAAAGTTCATTTGATTCTGGCTAGTGATATGTGTCGTGTAGtgctaaattttattttaattaatcgAACTCTAGATTAGTTAATACTAGTTGAAATGGTGGATAAATAGACACTAATagtgaaatttctttttattaaacgCGTTTTCAAAAGTTGACACTAATGCACTTCATTACATGTTTGATAAGGacataattattcaattttgtaaACTTGATTTGACATAAGTTAAAAATGATAGTACGAATTGTTATCAAtattaacataaagaaaaatagcTTACCGAGATTTGGTTTGCTCTAAAATGGTTGTCCTTCATGCATATTAATTAGTATTCCATTTGTTTCgatataattatttgatttggAGAGAATCGAAATTAATATATGCGTccaaaattagaatttatagtatttttttaggGAGATAATGGATTATAGCTCGTAGGCCTTGTAGTTTATAATACTAATTGTTATTGTGTATTATACGTTTGTCATGATATGACATGTTCATCTTCGTTTAAGTTGAATTTCTacagaaaaaaatagaaaatgtaaTGACTATTTAAATCTAATTACACATTAGATTTATTGTCTTATTTTGTTATagtgaataaatataaaaatgatcagattaagaaaaaaaataaaacatctattttatatataattttaatttaataataattagtaaaagtggcaatttttattataatcttgggataaaaatgtattttatgagTTCCTTTCAAATAATACAATCCAAATCAAATCTCCATTGAAACAATTGGttagtttttttcctttttcaccTAATGTCAATGATAATACCCACACATGTAACATGATAGcaacataaaaaatttgatgACGGGATTGtgtattgatatttttaataaggGAGGAACCATAATGGAAATTTATCAACTGTACAACAAAATATGGCAATTTAACATTGTGGGACTCTATTGTTGGGTGGGTTGGGTTAATAGATGATTACACAATGCCTTgataatatatttctttttgttgGTGTAATGgatatcatataatatatatataaaaaaataatgaattttatggtacttggacaacatttgtGACGCGACCAATAGTCTATCATGTATttattgatatgaaattttttcaaaaaatttgttaAAGATCGtccaaaatatatcataataaatattgaaGGAGCTATTATAGTattaaattaatcataattataaaattgtactattaatcatgataataaaattgtaaaatattacTATAGACCACAAAACAAGGGGAGAAGGTAAAAGAAATGTATttgtaaaatattaatatagttGTAGAgtttatttatatgaaaaaaaaaaaatactcgtACAAGAAATTTTGACttacaagaaaaaatagaaaaatttataacaGACATTGCAAAACAATATCAATATCAGATCgagattaaatttaaattttttccttattttaattcgtTTCATAATCCTTATAACTTGCAAGATTTAACATTACTAAATAACATAAATCTAAATATGATCGATACTACACTTAATAACTTGCGACTTTTAACATTATTGAGCACTAAATTCGAGATGATTACACATGATGAATTACATATCTCCATTACTACTAAACTTCAtttcttaatattaaaaatatcacaATAATTACAAACAACATATCGCtaacttaaattatattatgacTAATAGTAACAACAAAGTCCAACCTCATTGAATATAGCAACATAGTTTTTTTCTCTGTGCAAATTTTTCTGGACCCAATTTTTGGCAGCAGAGAAATAGGAATGGCTCAGAAAACATGCTTCATGAAGTGTTGGTACATCAGAAGACAACCTTAATGCCATATGACCTTTTACCCTTTACTTGCACATCACTTTTAAAACAAAAAGGACCCTCCAATTTATTTGAAAACTCTAAATCAACCCTCAATCAAACAACAAATTATCACATTGGCCCCTTTCTGAATCACCCAACCACATGCATGTGTAAACAGAACAAACAATTGGGTATTTTATGTATCCAATACCAATAAAAATTCCCACAGAAAAACAAAGTCAAATGATTTACATCCTTAAATCAGTCAAAATCTCACCCTAAATACCTTAGTTTAGTCACATCTCACTtttccttttgaaaaaaaaaaaagataactcCTACGTGGGTGATGTTATCAATGCCCTGCCCCTTCTACCCGTTCTTTTCCTTTCTACCGTGCTGAGGTTTTTTTAATAGATAACTTTCATatatagtaaataaaaaatttatatttgtatgctatagcaaattttatataattgtgctccatagcaaacataaaactgtataattcgctatacatatacaattgtataattcgctgcaattcgctggcctaaattgtataattcgctggcctatttcgctgcaattgtataatttgttttgcatacagttgaatcgaattaaaatgtatgtatattgcataattataagtgtatagcaagaagatatatgtttttctcgctttatacaaaaacagaaacacaatatatacacttctgttgtataaagctagagaaaattgtatttcactgcaattgtataattcgtaattgtataattcgttggcctttttctctgcaatatttgaaataaaatgtttgtaaattgtataattaagtgtataacacgaagatatacatttttgcatgtgtatatacaattttctctcgctttatacaaaacagaaacagaattatacacttctgtgtataaagcaagagggcgagcgagaatggagagtggcgagcgagatttttagGAGAGAGATGCTGacaaattttagctaatgtttgctatggagcacaattaaatcaaaccctagctattccatttaatttaggttattagtttgctattgtatacaattttctcttttttaattataacattttaatatttatattaaaatttaaataatacgTGAAAATTCGAAATCAAAACCTTTAATTAATACGACTCCATTGGGGGCCATGTAGGTAAAGTACAACTTTCCTTTTTGCCGTCTGGGGACATCATTTTCgctttttgattttctttacttttattaattttgttgtttgtttaattttttttcttttctctctcaCATACACACTCACGTAGAAAAACACACACATCGCTCTATTTATTTACactaactaaattatttttatacattataatcTCTTTCTCTTCGGCCacagtttttttttctctctctaaaaaaaaaacccCACATTTCTCTCACTCGTCTAGGTCGTAAAATTTACGAAGGTTCGTTCTTGTTCTCTTTCTTTCGATATGTCTATGATGTTTTctgtgtatgtgtgtatatttGTGTGTGTATTGATTTGT
This window encodes:
- the LOC107012077 gene encoding 39S ribosomal protein L47, mitochondrial, producing MLAARLFGRTFLAAAKSESSAAPAAARTLNPLEQFFEVDRTPEDDKPVVYGRGWKASELRLKSWDDLQKLWYVLLKEKNMLMTQRQMLNAQNLRFPNPERISKVRKSMCRIKHVLTERAIDEADPRRSTEMKRMINAL